The nucleotide sequence CAGCACATCCTCACGTTGGGCAGCATCCATGGCAGCCAACATGGCTCCACGCCCCGTGGGCACAAGGAAGAAGATGTACCACATCCAGGCGCCCGTCTCCATCGCCGTTTGAAGCATGGCGGGGCCTTCATGGATATTGGCCAATGTCAGCGTGGAGTTCACCTGTACGCGCATCCCCACATCAACAATCATTTTCGCTGCTTTGACTGTGGCATCAAAAGTGCCACTAAAACCACGGAAGGCATCATGGGTTTGGGGGCTAGCCCCGTCAAGGCTAACTGACATCGCTTTAACACCGGCGTCCTTTAATGCTTCCACCCGTTCACGCGTGAGTAACGGGGTCACCGATGGGCTAACACTTACATTCAACCCGTTTGCGGTGCCGTGGCGCACAAGTTCTTCGAGGTCATCTCGCTCAAAACAGTCACCACCGGTGAGGACCACCATCGGTCTTGGTGGCTCATACGCTGCCAACTGGTCCAACAGTGCTTTGCCTTCTTCAGTGGTTAACTGATCGGGGTGGGCGTGGGGGTTTGCTTCAGCTCGACAATGGGCACACACAAGGCCACATGCACGGGTTACCTCCCAAATCACAATGAACGGTTTTTCATTGAGATCATGCTTGAGGGTACGCACAATCGGCCCTTTACCCCCATGAGGATGGCCACCGGGATGACCGCCAGGATGACCACCTGGATGACCGCCAGGATGACCGATATCAGCATGACTATGTCGGTGGTCTTGTCCGTGTGCGTGTTGAATCGGGTGTGCACCCAGGACGTGTTCATGCGAATGTGCCATTTCCACAGGGTACCTGACCAGGGCAGTTCAGTGGCCCTCTCTGCCCTGGTATCTGATGGCCAATAGGCCTGTAGAAACGGGGTGATGATCAGCATCACCCCGTTCATTCCCCCTTATGTACGTTGAGGATCGCCCTTTCGCTACGATTTGGCCGCAAGTCCAACTAACGCTTCATCACGAATGCGAGTTGGCCCGCCATAGACCATCACATTGGTGATGGTGGGATGGCTTGTAATCCAAGCAGCCACGGCTGGAGAAAGGGTGTCATCCATCAGCATGATGGGGCCATTTGCTTGGGCAATATGGGCACCACCTGCAAGGGCATCTGCAAAATCTGCAGTCGTCGCAAATCCCACAGCACCAGGTTCGCTAAAGAAGTGCTTGGCTACGGCCAGACTTAAGTCTTTGCCGTCACGACCCTGGACCGATTCACGCGCACTACCGGCTTGTGTTGCAACCGATCCAATCGCCGTTACCGGAAGCTGGGAGTGTGCCGTTAAGAAGGCTTCAGTTTCAGGAGCCATGGACTGACCGTTGGTCAGCAAGGATGCACCACGAATATGTGCCGCAGCCGGACCAGCAATAAGGTCTGCCTGCCAGTCGCTGCCGTCGACAAGCAACACGTGGGATAATCGGCCGGCATTATGTAGTCGGTTGGCCGTTTCAACTGCAGTACCTGCTCGGTTCTCTCCGGCTACCCGTTCCACCTGTCCACCTATCGCAGTGACCGCTTCTTCAACCGTCGTAGTAAGGGCTGCCGTCCCACCCATCATGATGACTTTTCCGCCACGAGGTAAAAGCCGCTTAATTTCACTGGCCGCTACTGGGTGCAATGCATCAGATTGGGTTAACAAGATCGGTGCGCCGATCGCATTCGCAAGCGGTACAGCAGAGACGCTGTCGGCGGCAATATCAGCGCGCGCAAGAATGACGGCTGGTACCTCACCAGGGAACTGTGCAGCCGATAAAGCTCCCGCTGTTTCAAAACGCGTTTCCCCGGCGAATCGCCTGATAACGCGGCCTTGCGAGGCAACCCCAGGGTTGTTCTGATCTGCTCCAGTTTGGCTACTCGGTGGCTGGGAAGCAGGGGAAGTATTCGACCCTGGACTCACCGGTGACTGAGGATTGACTGGCGACTGAGGATTAACTGGCGGCTGCGAAGCCGGAGTATAGGTCTGTGGTCCTGCTTGACTGGCATTCGTCAACTTTGGGTCAATGATGGCCCGAATAGCATTGGTATTGACCGTTCCCCAATAGTTGTTACGCGCGTCAAAGGCTTCTCTCCTTGATGTCGTAAAGGTAGAGCTGTAATTAGGTTGTGTATTTGGCAACATACCGGAGATACGGGATACATCGTTGTAGTGGAATTGCACCACCCCATTCCCCAGCGGTGTGCTCTTGGGGTTCACCATAGCAATACCCCCATTGAACACATTGTGTTCAACCGTTACGTCCGTGACAGCAGGACCGCCACCTGGTGATTGGTCAAAGACTGAAAGTACCGAAAAACTCGGGGATGGCTCAGTGAACGTAAAGGTGTTGGCGTTGATCGCAACATGCGGGCGACTGATTTTAATAAATTGGCTTGATTCTTGCGGCTTTACCCCTGAGAACTGATTCTCAGTAATTACCGACCGCGCCTTATTGGCAACATTTGCATAGAGATCAATTGCGGGGACACCGACGGTGGGCGTAAAACTGATCTTGTTTTTATGGAAGACCAATTGCTGGTCCTGCCCCTTACCAACGAATACTTGCATGTTGTTGATAGTTGAGTTGGTGAGTACAAGATGTTTCCGGTCGGGGGTAAACGGCATGGTGGCGTTAAAGAGCATCGACCGTGCAAAGTAGAAGGGCGGTTTACCCGTAAACACACTGTTTTTCACCACAAGCGTGTCATTAGGATTGAATGCTTTGTCTGTTACGGTTGCCGTGAACCCGTTGAACTCGACAGGTGAATTAATAATTACCCCGGTACGAGACTGAGGGAACTCCAACACCGTACGCTTCTTGTGATCATCACCGCCAACACCAGCCGGTGTCGTATCACAGCCAATAATCGTTATCTTGCCCCTGGCATCAATCCCCTGCGGTAACCGCTGGGGTGCACAAGTCGTCACCCTGATGGTGGCCTGCTCAACCTTCGGGTCTCGTAACGCTGCCGTTGCCTTGGTAATGGCATCAATTAACCCATGTTCCGTCTTGACCTCAAACACCGGAACGGTTGGCGCACCAGGGGGGTTCGGGTTATCTTCAGACAACGGATGGTCTGTGCGTGCCGCCACGGTGTGCCGATTCAATGCGCCCCAATGGTTCTGTGTGGCATCAATATTGGTCGGTGGGGTAATGGTTTCCTTCGCACCGTTGACGTCACCGCCAAAGGGCAGCATTTTGTGTGAACCGTTTACGTCATTGCGATTAAAGTGAATGGCGTCATAGGCCAACGGCTGTCCAGACGCATTGAGCATCACATAGGGTGCTCGAATCTTGTTATTTAAGATATGCACATCAGTGACAGGCAACCCAACTGATGGTTCTGGATTGACCACATTGAATGCCATCGCATCAGGGTGTGGCCGATCCATGCTGAACGTATTGCCTTCAATGTGGACTCGTGGACGCCCAATGTGAATGAACGCCCCAAATAGCCAGGTCTCATCAGCCGTAAAGTGGTTATTCACCAGGCGTACTTCCCCAGGCGGTTCCTGAACGGGGTGGAGATCGATCATTGGATTGTTAACCCGTGGGGCATAGTCAATCGTGTTGTTGCGTAACTCGTAGGTGGCACTGGCAAAATCACCCGAATGGACCCGTGCTCCGACAATGGTTGAGTCACTAATACGAATATGTTTACCAGCACTGGTACCGTGCTCAAATGCTACGTCGAATAACCGTGGCTCAGTCACACTCATCGGAACGTGTTGGGTGATCACGCTATTGCGAATCGTAATGCTGTCACTGAGTTTAAAGAGGTAGTTATTAAACCCAATGACAACGCCATGCAATTCGAGGGGAGACCGTACCGTGGACCCATCAAATACTCCGGCTTGAAGCAGTGGTGACCGTTCGGTTCGTGCATTGCCGTTTACCCCGGCTGCTTCATTACGACACCCGATAATGGCGATGGTGCCCTTCGCATGGATATCCCTCGGAAGTAACTGCTGGTCACAGGTTGATAAGGTAATGTGAACCCGCTGTCCTGGATGGGCTTCCAAGTATTGCGTGGCTTGGGTTACCGCATCACGTAAGCGATTGGGGCTATTGACATCAATCGTGTGATTGGCCGCTGGGATACCCTGCGCTGTCACTGTTCCAGGTGGTTGCTGGGGTGCTCCTTGAGCAGTAGCTGGCACTGCAAGGGTTAGGGTGCACAAGCATGACAGCAAAACGGAGGTTACGCGTAGTCGTTCCATAGGTTCTCTCTGGTCAGTAGGTATGGTAATGCCGCAACTGCGTGGTGTGGCACAAACAAGTGGATGACCGCACTATAACCGATTAGCTAAAGCTAACCTAAGTGATTTGGTCCTACGTACCGAAGAATAGATACCGTTTTTCGCTCATACGCCGTTGTTGGGTGGCCTATCGGTTTGCCACCGGCAATGACCGCAATTTAGATGGCAATGCAAAATGCATGTCTTCTTCAACCACATCTAAGAGTTCAACAACGGCCCCACGTGGACGAGCTTTTAACCATTTAATTACACCCTGAACAAGTGCATCAGGTGCGCTTGCACCGCTCGTGAGGCCCACCGTATCCACACCCTCTAACCACGCCGGATCAATACCATTTGCATCGTCGATCAGATGTGACGCGGCCCCATAGGTGCGTGCGACTTCCACCATACGGTTGGAGTTGGATGAATGGGCTGAACCAACAACTAACACAAGGTCAGACTGTTCAGCAAGCACCTTCGTCGCATCCTGACGGTTTTGGGTTGCATAGCAAATGTCCTGGCCCTTGGGTTTACGCACATTCGGGAACTTTTCACAGATGGCCGCAATAACCTCACGGGTTTCATCCACGCTGAGTGTGGTTTGGGTGATGTAGGCCACATTGTCAGGGTCGTCAAGCTCAAGGGCCATCACATCTTCAACGGTTTCTACAAGCACCATTTGGTCTGGGGCCTGCCCCATCGTGCCAATGACTTCTTGATGGCCCGCGTGTCCAATCAAAATAATGGTTTGGTCTGCTGCCGCATGACGCCGAGCACTTGCATGCACCTTGGTGACAAGTGGACAGGTCGCATCAATATGATCCAACCCGCGGGCTTGGGCATCTTCACGCACATGGGGCGGGATACCGTGGGCAGAAAACACCACTGGCGAACCAGAGGGCACATCATCTAAATCCTCAACAAATATGGCACCCTTTGCCTCTAAATCAGCAACCACATGAACATTATGCACAATGTGGTGGCGAACATAGACCGGTGCGCCATAGTGGGCCAGTGCCGTTTCTACGATTTCGATTGCACGATCAACCCCTGCACAAAACCCACGAGGAGCTGCAAGAAAAACAGTGACTGGTGACGGTGACATGCATTACAGGCTACAGGTCGCAATATCATCGGAGACGACTAAAGGAGGAACTGGGTGTACATCATCATTGTGGGCGCCGGCGAGGTGGGTACCCATCTCGCAGAATTATTGAGTACTGAACAGCATGATGTGGCTGTCATTGACTCGATGCCTGAGCGGGTTCGCCAGATCTCAACCCAGCTTGACGTACTGGCCATTGAAGGCACTGGGGTCTCTACCTCCGTACTCCAACGAGCGGGAATTGAGCAAGCCGACTTGCTTCTGGCGGTTACAAACGATGATGAAGTCAACATCGTTGTATCTGCTTTAGCCAAGCGTATGGGGGTGGAAAACACGGTTGTCCGTATTCACAATCGAGAATTGCGTGAAGACAATCGTGAGTTTGTCTTGAGCCTGTCACGTGCAGATCAAGTGATTGACCCAGATACATCAATCGCTGATGCGGTTGTACGGTTACTGAAATACCGAGGGGCGCTCAATGTCACCGAACTTGCGGGTGGTGAATTACTCCTCCTGGGCGCTTGGGTGACTGAAGATTCTCCGATCAAGGGGCAAACATTAAGCGAGTTGGCGAAGGCCCGTCCAGAGCAATGGAACCATCTCTTTGTTGGCCTAACCCACGACGGGCAGACATCTATTCCTCGTGGGAACGCATCCATTGAGGTGGGTGACCAGGTTCGCGTACTGTGCACGCGCAAGGCTGGGCCAGAAGTCACCCGAATGCTCGGGATGGCAACCCATAATCCCAAACATGTGTTGTTACTCGGCGGTGGGGATATCTCAGAGCTTGTTGCACAGCGTATCCAATACCGTGTGCGGAAATTATTTATCATCGAGCGCAATTTAGAACGAGCCCAATATCTCGAAGAAAACTTGCCAGCCGCTATTGTCCTTCACGGCGATATTGCAGACATTGAGTTATTGGAGGAAGCCGATATTCAACGTGCAGACAGTGTGGTCGCATTAACAGGTGAGGACGCGGCAAATATCACCGCATGTTTATATGCCAAGCAAGCAGGTGCCCAAGAAACCATTGCTGTTGTACACCGCCTCAGTTTGCTCCCAATGATGAAACATGCCGGTATTGACGCGGCAATCAGCCCCCGTACCTCGTCAGCCGATGCCGTTTTGCAGCTTGTACACAAAGGAATAACGTCGATTTCAACCTTCTTGGACAGTGAAATTGAGTTAGTAGAACTTGAAGTCCCCGTTGACAATCCGATGGCAGGCCAACGCCTCATGGACATGCATTTACCCAAAGATGTCTTAATCGGCGCAGTGGTCATCGATGGGAAGGTTGAAATTGCCCGCGGGATAACGACCATTCCAGCCGGTGGCCATATCATCGTGATATGTCCGCCCGAGCGGATTGAAGATATCCGAAAAGCATTCTGCGAACCTGGAACCTGATGGCGTCAAAGCGAATCAGCATAGGACGTCGGTGGCGCGACCGAATCGTTATCCCCTGGTATCGGCATCCATCGACTACTGGCGTCTTACTCGCAACCAGCATGGCCCTGTGTTCGGTGGGACTGAGCATTTCAACCGTTGTTGAAGGGATCTACGATGGACCCAACACCACCCGGATGGCTTGGTGTTCCGGTGCCTATGGACTTATCAGTCTGGTGTTGTTTTTAACAACAGAAACACCTACGACAATGAAACGCCGGTCGGTGTTTATTGCAACGACAGGGATTTGGCTCTCCCTGCCCTTGATTGGCATGGTGCCATACCTCCTGACTGGTACCGTGACCGACCCCATCAATGCGTGGTTCGAATCAACAAGCGGGTTCACCGCTACAGGATCAACCATTCTGGGTGGAGACATGCTTTTAGGCGTAAGTAAGGGCATGTTATTTTGGCGCTCCATCACCCAGTGGATAGGTGGGATTGGTGTTGTCGCGCTCTCCCTGCTTGTCTTGCCCTTCTTGGGGTCTAAGGGTATGGACCTCCTCGGTGTCGAAGCCCCCGGACCGATCAATGAACGGCTCGCACCACGCGCTCGTGAAACCGTTCAGATCATCGTGTTCGTCTATATGCTGCTCACCGGCGCATGTGCGGTGTTGTACGTTGCGCGTGGTATCCCAACCTTCGATGCGATCAACCATGCCCTCACCACCGTGGCAACCGGTGGATTTTCAACGCGGCCAACCTCCCTACTTGAATGGAGTGACGACCCTGTCATTGTGCTAGGTGCACCCTTTTTCATGTTCGTATCTGCCTGCAACCTCAGCCTGGTGTGGGCCATTGGCCGGGGACATATTCGTGATGTACTCCGTGATGGTGAGCTGCGGTTCTTTA is from Stomatohabitans albus and encodes:
- a CDS encoding 4-hydroxy-3-methylbut-2-enyl diphosphate reductase; translation: MSPSPVTVFLAAPRGFCAGVDRAIEIVETALAHYGAPVYVRHHIVHNVHVVADLEAKGAIFVEDLDDVPSGSPVVFSAHGIPPHVREDAQARGLDHIDATCPLVTKVHASARRHAAADQTIILIGHAGHQEVIGTMGQAPDQMVLVETVEDVMALELDDPDNVAYITQTTLSVDETREVIAAICEKFPNVRKPKGQDICYATQNRQDATKVLAEQSDLVLVVGSAHSSNSNRMVEVARTYGAASHLIDDANGIDPAWLEGVDTVGLTSGASAPDALVQGVIKWLKARPRGAVVELLDVVEEDMHFALPSKLRSLPVANR
- the trkA gene encoding Trk system potassium transporter TrkA is translated as MYIIIVGAGEVGTHLAELLSTEQHDVAVIDSMPERVRQISTQLDVLAIEGTGVSTSVLQRAGIEQADLLLAVTNDDEVNIVVSALAKRMGVENTVVRIHNRELREDNREFVLSLSRADQVIDPDTSIADAVVRLLKYRGALNVTELAGGELLLLGAWVTEDSPIKGQTLSELAKARPEQWNHLFVGLTHDGQTSIPRGNASIEVGDQVRVLCTRKAGPEVTRMLGMATHNPKHVLLLGGGDISELVAQRIQYRVRKLFIIERNLERAQYLEENLPAAIVLHGDIADIELLEEADIQRADSVVALTGEDAANITACLYAKQAGAQETIAVVHRLSLLPMMKHAGIDAAISPRTSSADAVLQLVHKGITSISTFLDSEIELVELEVPVDNPMAGQRLMDMHLPKDVLIGAVVIDGKVEIARGITTIPAGGHIIVICPPERIEDIRKAFCEPGT
- a CDS encoding TrkH family potassium uptake protein, with amino-acid sequence MASKRISIGRRWRDRIVIPWYRHPSTTGVLLATSMALCSVGLSISTVVEGIYDGPNTTRMAWCSGAYGLISLVLFLTTETPTTMKRRSVFIATTGIWLSLPLIGMVPYLLTGTVTDPINAWFESTSGFTATGSTILGGDMLLGVSKGMLFWRSITQWIGGIGVVALSLLVLPFLGSKGMDLLGVEAPGPINERLAPRARETVQIIVFVYMLLTGACAVLYVARGIPTFDAINHALTTVATGGFSTRPTSLLEWSDDPVIVLGAPFFMFVSACNLSLVWAIGRGHIRDVLRDGELRFFIYWTLTAVGLACVVNGLQLGWTTQVFTTTLFTVVSFITTGGLDVVDFSAWPPLSTFILFIVQFPGGMTGSTAGGMKMMRMTVMARYGLAEVSQQTRPHEIISVRLSRTSPGIPDKIIKSVLGFMGMFMAIWVVSVGAMTAIGVSVETAMSATTSSLSNVGQALGEVANGDFTVLPKPALIVALVNMEIGRLEILPVLMMFSAIRDSLMDASPFSSNMR
- a CDS encoding TIGR04053 family radical SAM/SPASM domain-containing protein translates to MAHSHEHVLGAHPIQHAHGQDHRHSHADIGHPGGHPGGHPGGHPGGHPHGGKGPIVRTLKHDLNEKPFIVIWEVTRACGLVCAHCRAEANPHAHPDQLTTEEGKALLDQLAAYEPPRPMVVLTGGDCFERDDLEELVRHGTANGLNVSVSPSVTPLLTRERVEALKDAGVKAMSVSLDGASPQTHDAFRGFSGTFDATVKAAKMIVDVGMRVQVNSTLTLANIHEGPAMLQTAMETGAWMWYIFFLVPTGRGAMLAAMDAAQREDVLHWLHDVSTRIAIKTTEAPQYRRVAFQRQKGESTGERGELYHYLTEETIKRLGPIEEQPQRPPRPPLAVNSGSGFAFVDHIGDVYPSGFLPIHCGNVKTEAFADIYKHTEAFKRLRDPKSWTGKCAVCDYNSFCGGSRSTAYALTGDPYASDPNCVYVPPAAQDWNPEELLTKQPIR
- a CDS encoding cell wall-binding repeat-containing protein; the encoded protein is MPATAQGAPQQPPGTVTAQGIPAANHTIDVNSPNRLRDAVTQATQYLEAHPGQRVHITLSTCDQQLLPRDIHAKGTIAIIGCRNEAAGVNGNARTERSPLLQAGVFDGSTVRSPLELHGVVIGFNNYLFKLSDSITIRNSVITQHVPMSVTEPRLFDVAFEHGTSAGKHIRISDSTIVGARVHSGDFASATYELRNNTIDYAPRVNNPMIDLHPVQEPPGEVRLVNNHFTADETWLFGAFIHIGRPRVHIEGNTFSMDRPHPDAMAFNVVNPEPSVGLPVTDVHILNNKIRAPYVMLNASGQPLAYDAIHFNRNDVNGSHKMLPFGGDVNGAKETITPPTNIDATQNHWGALNRHTVAARTDHPLSEDNPNPPGAPTVPVFEVKTEHGLIDAITKATAALRDPKVEQATIRVTTCAPQRLPQGIDARGKITIIGCDTTPAGVGGDDHKKRTVLEFPQSRTGVIINSPVEFNGFTATVTDKAFNPNDTLVVKNSVFTGKPPFYFARSMLFNATMPFTPDRKHLVLTNSTINNMQVFVGKGQDQQLVFHKNKISFTPTVGVPAIDLYANVANKARSVITENQFSGVKPQESSQFIKISRPHVAINANTFTFTEPSPSFSVLSVFDQSPGGGPAVTDVTVEHNVFNGGIAMVNPKSTPLGNGVVQFHYNDVSRISGMLPNTQPNYSSTFTTSRREAFDARNNYWGTVNTNAIRAIIDPKLTNASQAGPQTYTPASQPPVNPQSPVNPQSPVSPGSNTSPASQPPSSQTGADQNNPGVASQGRVIRRFAGETRFETAGALSAAQFPGEVPAVILARADIAADSVSAVPLANAIGAPILLTQSDALHPVAASEIKRLLPRGGKVIMMGGTAALTTTVEEAVTAIGGQVERVAGENRAGTAVETANRLHNAGRLSHVLLVDGSDWQADLIAGPAAAHIRGASLLTNGQSMAPETEAFLTAHSQLPVTAIGSVATQAGSARESVQGRDGKDLSLAVAKHFFSEPGAVGFATTADFADALAGGAHIAQANGPIMLMDDTLSPAVAAWITSHPTITNVMVYGGPTRIRDEALVGLAAKS